From Xiphophorus couchianus chromosome 23, X_couchianus-1.0, whole genome shotgun sequence, one genomic window encodes:
- the cetn4 gene encoding caltractin: MATNYRKTAASASQKKKPGSKSDLTEEQKQEIKEAFDLFDTDGTGTIDIKELKVAMRALGFEPKKEEIKKMVSDIVKDGSGTIDFDDFLCMMTQKMNEKDSKEEIMKAFRLFDDDCTGKISFKNLKRVAKELGENLTDEELQEMIDEADQDGDGEVNEQEFLRIMKKTNLY, translated from the exons ATG GCTACAAATTACCGGAAAACTGCTGCCTCAGCGAGCCAAAAGAAAAAGCCAGGCTCCAAATCTGATCTGACGGAGGAACAGAAGCAGGAGATCAAAGAAGCTTTTGATCTGTTTGACACAGATGGAACTGGAACAATTGACATCAAAGAACTCAAG GTTGCCATGAGAGCCCTAGGCTTTGAACCAAAAAAGGAGGAAATCAAGAAGATGGTTTCAGATATTGTCAAGGATGGTTCTGGAACCATTGATTTTGATGACTTTCTTTGTATGATGACCCAGAAAATG AATGAGAAGGATAGCAAAGAGGAAATAATGAAGGCTTTCCGACTGTTCGATGATGACTGCACAGGAAAAATCTCTTTCAAAAATCTCAAGAGAGTTGCGAAAGAGCTGGGAGAAAACCTCACAGATGAAGAGCTGCAG GAAATGATAGACGAAGCCGACCAGGATGGTGACGGAGAAGTCAACGAGCAAGAATTTCTACGGATAATGAAGAAGACCAATCTGTACTGA